A stretch of Planococcus citri chromosome 5, ihPlaCitr1.1, whole genome shotgun sequence DNA encodes these proteins:
- the LOC135846838 gene encoding uncharacterized protein LOC135846838 isoform X1 produces the protein MNGGMRSCVKLCSNSQRLLYSTFGRTISPQQMVVNNFKSILDRSFSSSSAQFSIENIISSIEKKLLEHLEQEIGQPQTKEKADSEVCGFEKKVDKSDVIFISKSLPYEKISVRFNTTHYAKVEDYKETIDNETDGEPFKYKINLNFGVEIQRKNNATLVFECILIQNRTNENHIQDSLPDSVLNDSSAHQIKELDGTSCYGVETARIDLEDKNTYVQQFIPRLKDMATLVATLETLNYYYTTQCCGKFDHLEKNVHGVIDNLMVPNRITEKIKALCTKMRKELRCLYSEIRRWKSVYGCADYSSYFYLYGLVWDSSGHIDDKKTIEKALSSLRHWNDADFEFEKITKHCLVDYIMDFPLDSLSDEFIRKVEERQLFEHQLTYYWIKRKTRTKPIRRHDVSYKQYQFALTAVLNSLKHASSSRYQWSAYEYFWDCFDKNDQVEMTMNLIRNENYRKYQKILFSKLNKNQLKRLYSAAPLNIIVNFLSLGELELAKATWDRIKLTIECEKYELLLEQIWKNPKLHVKNRWQFSVYSWNTAPSNLIEYLINVKNCQIADTLLQGKPMLKNSSRCKFLKAVLSRTTLEFKQKFFLQTGRCLALNHPDVFISLIDHCLNESDSVAVRENLLIEAMENPPAGIMHRFRDLFLYSSREEFDKFLELFTSKPTLQTQFKQCLLASELLTTSVLWKTDYWEKLCQFIDELYPNREVARYQKRNVVFTFLRTHCTYHDCYRPNGDEKFTEIDNLLNQVLTPREVITAKENIANSFQRRYFRSLKRMNVLRFAKWCYCGDEEKIEGFRRSLPIDKLFRGLLSEIVERYVNSRDAELSFSSLDELLHWKFSSKTNEIKEFKSRELNKIMERKAEENHLWKTHIYPRVLKEVIEWVFHGDERQIREFEQRYSETDMMKIIHWMGFGEESDCCGEYYSHTSDESDGGRRHFPKRDDSWLNSDTDFTDSDSEFDEFDSDYENYLS, from the exons ATGAATGGTGGTATGAGATCCTGCGTTAAGCTATGCTCAAACTCACAACGACTGCTGTACAGTACCTTTGGGAGAACTATTAGCCCACAACAAATGGTagtcaacaatttcaaatctATTCTTGACCGCAGTTTCTCCTCGTCCTCGGCACAATTTTCTAttgaaa ATATTATctcatcaattgaaaaaaaattactggagcacCTAGAACAAGAAATCGGCCAACCCCAAACAAAGGAAAAAGCAGACTCTGAAGTTTgtggtttcgaaaaaaaagttgacaagaGTGATGTTATTTTTATTAGCAAATCTCTTCCCTATGAAAA aatttcagtcAGGTTTAACACCACTCATTATGCAAAGGTTGAAGATTACAAGGAAACCATTGACAACGAGACTGACGGCGAACCtttcaaatataaaataaacCTGAACTTCGGTGTTGAAATCCAGAGAAAGAATAATGCTACCCTCGTTTTTGAATGCATTCTTATTCAAAATCGTACTAATGAAAATCACATTCAAG attcattACCAGATTCGGTGTTGAATGATTCCTCAGCTCATCAAATAAAG gagCTGGATGGGACTTCTTGTTATGGAGTGGAAACCGCTCGTATCGATTTGGAagataaaaatacatacgtcCAACAATTCATTCCACGTTTAAAAGACATGGCTACTCTTGTAGCAACTTTAGAAACGTTAAATTATTACTACACGACTCAATGCTGTGGAAAATTTgatcatcttgaaaaaaatgtgcacGGAGTAATCGATAACTTGATGGTACCAAACCGCAtcacagaaaaaatcaaagcacTTTGTACTAAGATGAGAAAAGAACTGCGTTGTCTTTATTCTGAAATTCGGAGATGGAAAAGTGTATACGGTTGCGCCGATTACAGTTCGTATTTTTATCTTTACGGACTAGTTTGGGACTCGAGTGGCCACATTGACGACAAAAAAACGATAGAGAAAGCTTTATCTAGTTTGAGACATTGGAATGATGCCgatttcgaattcgaaaaaataactaaacaCTGTTTAGTGGATTATATAATGGATTTTCCTCTGGATTCATTGAGTGATGAGTTCATCAGAAAAGTGGAAGAAAGACAATTATTTGAACATCAACTAACGTATTACTGGATAAAACGTAAAACAAGGACTAAGCCTATTAGGCGACACGACGTAAGCTACAAACAGTATCAATTTGCTTTAACTGCTGTGCTTAATTCGTTGAAACATGCTTCCAGCAGTCGGTATCAGTGGTCTGCGTACGAATACTTCTGGGATTGTTTCGATAAAAACGATCAAGTAGAAATGACTATGAATTTAATTCGAAacgaaaattacagaaaataccAGAagattttattctcaaaattgaataaaaatcagctCAAGCGTTTGTATTCTGCAGCACCTCTTAACATTATTGTCAACTTTTTATCTTTGGGAGAACTCGAACTAGCGAAAGCGACTTGGGATCGTATCAAGTTGACCATCGAATGTGAGAAATACGAACTTCTACTTGAACAAATCTGGAAGAATCCGAAATTACATGTAAAAAACCGTTGGCAATTTTCAGTTTATTCATGGAACACAGCACCCTCGAATTTAATCGAGTACCtgataaatgtgaaaaattgtcaaattgcgGACACGCTTTTGCAAGGAAAACCAATGCTTAAAAATTCCAGtaggtgtaaatttttgaaagctgtgtTGTCTCGAACAACGCTCGAattcaaacagaaatttttcctgcaaacTGGACGATGTTTGGCATTGAACCATCCGGATGTGTTCATTTCACTGATTGATCATTGTTTGAACGAAAGTGACAGTGTGGCAGTCAGAGAAAATTTACTGATCGAAGCAATGGAGAATCCACCAGCTGGAATTATGCACCGTTTTCGAGATTTATTTTTGTACTCGAGTCGTGAAGAATTTGACAAATTCCTCGAGTTATTCACTTCGAAACCAACTTTACAGACACAATTCAAGCAGTGTTTGTTAGCATCTGAATTACTAACCACCAGTGTACTGTGGAAAACTGATTATTGGGAAAAATTGTGCCAATTTATAGACGAGTTGTATCCGAACCGAGAAGTAGCTCGATATCAAAAGAGGAAcgttgttttcacttttttacggACTCATTGCACTTACCACGATTGTTATCGACCAAATGGTGATGAAAAGTTTACCGAAATTGATAATCTCTTAAATCAAGTCCTTACCCCTCGAGAAGTAATTACTGCCAAAGAAAATATAGCTAATAGTTTTCAGCGTCGTTATTTTAGATCTTTGAAAAGAATGAATGTGCTGAGATTTGCCAAGTGGTGTTACTGCGGTGATGAAGAAAAGATAGAGGGATTCAGACGTTCGCttccaattgataaattatttcgTGGTCTTTTGAGTGAAATAGTTGAACGATACGTTAATAGCAGAGATGCAGAGTTATCGTTTTCTTCATTAGACGAACTCTtacattggaaattttcatcgaaaacgaatgaaataaaagaattcAAGTCGCGTGAATTAAACAAAATCATGGAGAGAAAGGCAGAAGAAAACCATTTGTGGAAGACGCACATATATCCGCGTGTCCTGAAGGAAGTTATTGAATGGGTTTTCCATGGCGATGAGCGCCAGATTCGAGAATTTGAGCAGCGTTACTCAGAAACGGATATGATGAAGATTATTCACTGGATGGGTTTTGGAGAAGAGTCCGACTGCTGCGGAGAGTACTACAGTCATACCAGTGATGAATCAGATGGTGGAAGACGCCATTTTCCTAAACGTGACGATTCGTGGTTAAACTCTGACACTGACTTTACCGATAGCGATAGTGAGTTTGATGAGTTTGACTCTGACTATGAAAACTACCTATCATAG